One Leishmania panamensis strain MHOM/PA/94/PSC-1 chromosome 24 sequence genomic region harbors:
- a CDS encoding hypothetical protein (TriTrypDB/GeneDB-style sysID: LpmP.24.0370), translating to MDPASRVRVMNATVLTCILALYIVHDAAFRYWMTRSDILPLTAALVHDTKTLQQRDGVGVAYDAAIGNVRTPPLQLYSNAERSAPSADAYNFSNALSMAAVVVESTWLTPDQDAVSYMYAQRLLEGYRYALLSGAPWLLLSGSVVEASVGLQFLRRLPNPADRLFPDSVLQRWPRPLVTTALQLRESMAPYATLGAWMHGVGTRPLRSFPASSMTSRTSQQQDVHQSSVSDHSSLQSSLSQLLSAHALAETDASHVRPASLILGAEWIRRMDAQQRSGNWATNVNGVRGTAADSLATPERTRVTVHVTTSDAANVDDDAAIRKGEDGRFAKDAASAPWEQPRVLEFHVNSTSTKVHVTLPGMAMISEANVNQRARHVARALQQLVELTLVHRHTSRSPIAPGNTEKEVEWWWWLGRPYGVTIIAGKWEQQRVKLLYMKAFREAVADSQEGLRKAVQLLHQSRCQFEGPLPPLSCQGVRGPQLPPSAMPFSTAVPARSRIFVLPPPHEELQNVQPKPEWLSYTGELPVFINAEASQVAKLLGRVSFFLYFNYRRWMDWFLTSLSVGIYQDHFMLISVLMSDFAEHRISWLDVLHIR from the coding sequence ATGGACCCTGCATCGAGAGTACGTGTAATGAACGCAACGGTGCTTACGTGCATCTTGGCTCTGTACATCGTGCACGACGCGGCCTTCAGGTACTGGATGACACGTAGCGATATACTCCCGCTCACTGCAGCCCTGGTGCACGACACAAAAACCCTGCAACAACGCGACGGCGTAGGGGTAGCCTATGATGCTGCTATCGGAAACGTGCGCACTCCTCCCCTCCAGCTCTACTCCAATGCGGAGCGCTCCGCACCGTCTGCCGACGCCTACAACTTTTCCAATGCTCTTTcaatggcggcggtggtggtggagagcacGTGGCTCACCCCTGACCAGGACGCCGTCTCTTACATGTACGCGCAGCGGCTTCTTGAGGGGTATCGCTACGCCCTCCTTAGTGGCGCACCGTGGTTGCTGCTCTCCGGCTCTGTGGTGGAGGCATCAGTGGGGCTGCAGTTCTTGCGCCGGCTTCCCAACCCAGCGGATAGGCTTTTCCCGGACTCTGTGTTGCAGCGGTGGCCTCGGCCACTGGTCACAACAgcgttgcagctgcgcgagtcTATGGCACCGTATGCGACCCTTGGTGCATGGATGCACGGTGTAGGCACGAGACCGCTCAGGTCCTTCCCTGCATCTTCAATGACCTCGCGAACGAGTCAACAGCAGGACGTTCATCAGAGCTCGGTGTCAGACCACTCCTCTCTGCAGTCCTCCCTCAGCCAGCTGCTCTCCGCCCACGCGTTGGCAGAAACAGACGCGAGCCACGTGCGCCCTGCCTCGCTCATCCTGGGGGCGGAGTGGATACGGCGTATGGATGCCCAACAGCGGAGCGGCAACTGGGCCACCAACGTAAATGGTGTCAGAGGAACTGCGGCCGACAGCCTCGCGACGCCTGAGCGGACCCGCGTGACAGTGCACGTGACAACGTCTGACGCCGCCAATGTCGATGATGATGCGGCAAtcagaaaaggagaggacgGACGTTTCGCCAAGGATGCGGCCAGCGCTCCGTGGGAGCAGCCACGGGTTCTTGAGTTTCACGTGAATAGCACCTCCACGAAGGTGCACGTGACGCTACCTGGTATGGCCATGATCAGCGAAGCGAACGTCAATCAACGTGCTCGGCACGTGGCGAGGGCacttcagcagctggtggagcTGACACTTGTGCATCGCCACACCAGTCGCAGCCCCATTGCGCCGGGTaacacagagaaggaggtagagtggtggtggtggcttgGCCGGCCCTACGGCGTGACGATCATCGCCGGCAAGTGGGAGCAACAGCGCGTCAAGCTCCTCTACATGAAGGCTTTCCGCGAGGCCGTCGCGGACTCGCAGGAAGGGCTGCGGaaagcggtgcagctcctccatcagTCTCGCTGTCAGTTTGAAGGacctctgccaccgctgtcatGCCAGGGTGTTCGAGGTCCCCAACTCCCACCATCAGCGATGCCTTTCAGCACTGCAGTGCCGGCACGCTCGCGCATTTTCGTGCTGCCTCCGCCCCACGAAGAGCTGCAGAACGTCCAGCCAAAGCCGGAGTGGCTCAGCTATACCGGTGAGCTTCCGGTATTCATCAACGCAGAGGCATCGCAGGTGGCCAAGCTGCTGGGTCGCGTGAGTTTCTTCCTGTACTTTAACTACCGCCGGTGGATGGACTGGTTCCTGACGTCGCTGTCAGTAGGGATTTACCAGGACCACTTTATGCTCATTTCTGTGTTGATGTCCGACTTTGCCGAGCACCGCATCAGCTGGCTAGATGTCTTGCACATCCGCTAA